A stretch of Haemorhous mexicanus isolate bHaeMex1 chromosome 32, bHaeMex1.pri, whole genome shotgun sequence DNA encodes these proteins:
- the LOC132340483 gene encoding serine/threonine-protein kinase PAK 3-like → MVNFPQCQEVTVSFPQSQEMTVSFLLFWETRANIPRSGNAVARLPHRGKRTVDISYPWCGTKMTKLPQCGMRTEDISGPGMRMVDVAWCGTRMAKLPRHGMKTLKISQCGMRMEDILCLGKRRMNISQHGKWTANIPWLGKMMENRQRNTVSEAEPAEKYLELEQIGQGAFGTIYKGLDRATGGEVAIKKMSLQGQNRERAVNEILLLKDKKNPNIVNSLDSFLVDGELWLVMEYMDGGTLQDVVRQTRMAEGEMAAVSRECLQGLDFLHSNRVMHRDLKSSNILLGMDGSVRLADFGLCAQLSPEQDRRSSMVGTAHWMAPEVVTRSPYGPKVDIWAFGIVTIEMVEGEPPYFRETGAMARALIRQNGTPQLQEPRRLSALLRDFLECSLEPDEERRWAAQELLQHPFLSSAKPLSSLTPLITAAKQLREQRRR, encoded by the exons ATGGTGAACTTCCCTCAGtgccaggaggtgacagtgagcttccctcagagccaggagatgaCAGTGAgcttcctgctgttctgggagACGAGGGCGAACATCCCGCGgtctgggaatgcagtggcgAGGCTCCCACACAGGGGGAAAAGGACAGTGGACATCTCCTACCCCTGGTGTGGGACCAAAATGACCAAGCTCCCACAGTGTGGGATGAGGACAGAGGACATCTCCGGTCCTGGGATGAGGATGGTGGATGTAGCCTGGTGTGGGACGAGGATGGCCAAGCTCCCAAGGCATGGGATGAAGACGTTGAAGATCTCCCAGTGTGGAATGAGGATGGAGGACATCCTGTGtcttgggaagagaaggatgaacatctcccagcatgGGAAGTGGACAGCGAACATCCCCTGGCTTGGAAAGATGATGGAGAACCGGCAGc GGAACACCGTGAGCGAGGCGGAGCCTGCCGAGAaatacctggagctggagcagattggCCAAGG GGCTTTCGGAACCATTTACAAAGGACTGGACAGGGCCACTGGAGGAGAG gtggccataaagaaaatgagtctCCAAGGGCAGAACAGGGAACGAGCTGTGAATGAgatcctgctcctgaaggacaagaagaaccCCAACATTGTCAACTCTTTGGACAG cttccttgttgatggagagctgtggctggtgaTGGAATACATGGATGGAGGAACTTTGCAGGACGTTGTCAGACAGACACGCATGGCTGaaggagagatggcagctgtcAGTCGGGAG tgtctgcagggcctggatttcCTCCATTCCAACCGGGTGATGCACAGGGATCTGAAGAGCTCCAAcatcctcctgggaatggacggctctgtcaggctgg ctgattttggcctctgtgctcagctcagccctgagcaggaccgGCGCAGCTCCATGGTGGGCACTGCTCACTGGATGGCCCCAGAAGTTGTGACCAGATCTCCTTATGGCCCCAAGGTGGACATCTGGGCCTTTGGCATAGTGACCATCgagatggtggaaggagaaCCTCCTTACTTCAGGGAAACAGGGGCCATG gctcgCGCTCTGATCCGGCAGAACGGGACcccgcagctgcaggagccccggcGCCTGTCGGCTCTGCTGCGGGACTTCCTCGAGTGCAGCCTGGAGCCGGACGAGGAGCGgcgctgggctgcccaggagctgctgcag CACCCATTTTTGTCATCAGccaagcctctctccagcctgacccctctGATCACTGCAGCGAAGCAACTGAGGGAGCAGCGGAGGAGATGA
- the LOC132340598 gene encoding patr class II histocompatibility antigen, DO beta chain-like, with protein MGEGWHRGSGSAGRRVPWRPWGTGSAQWGSGLAPGALGVLGGHPGAVSCTHKGVPEDEIEECHLLNGTEKVRFVERFIYNREQFLILDSDVGVYVGFIAYGEMNAKRSNRHPVHMEYYRALVDTQCWRNYELYAPFTTVERRGCWPDGSGMSAKWCLQVCSLDQDWFRTEPILKQWVPLTAEIALSCFGTWTVHTCFQYTYSLLS; from the exons atgggggaaggaTGGCACAGAGGAAGCGGCAGCGCGGGCAGGAGGGTCCCATGGCGGccgtggggcacagggagtgcGCAGTGGGGATCCGGGTTGGCCCCCggtgctctgggggtgctgggggggcaccccggagctgtgtcctgcactCACAAGGGTGTTCCAGAGGATGAGATTGAAGAGTGTCACTTGTTGAACGGCACGGAGAAGGTGAGGTTCGTGGAGAGGTTCATCTACAACCGGGAGCAGTTCCTGATATTGGACAGCGACGTCGGGGTGTACGTGGGGTTCATCGCCTATGGGGAGATGAATGCCAAGCGCTCTAACAGGCACCCGGTTCACATGGAGTACTACCGGGCTTTGGTGGACACGCAGTGCTGGCGAAACTACGAGCTTTATGCCCCGTTCACAACGGTGGAGCGCCGAG GATGCTGGCCTGACGGAAGTGGGATGTCTGCCAAGTGGTGCCTGCAGGTGTGTTCGCTGGACCAAGACTGGTTTCGCACAGAACCAATCCTGAAACAATGGGTCCCGCTCACTGCTGAGATTGCTTTGTCCTGTTTTGGAACATGGACTGTCCATACCTGTTTTCAATACACTTATTCTCTGTTGTCTTAA